The genomic segment AATGCGCTCAATATCATTGGGGTTGATGTCTAACAGGCGGTTCTGCCCGGGCTGAAAGTCGTTACCGCCGCTGATGCTTACCGCAAGGTTGGTAACGTTGTTGGTGTTGTTATTGACAATTACCCCATCAACAATATAGAGCGGTTCGGAAGACGAGTTGATAGAACTCGCCCCGCGCAGACGAATGGAAACCCCACCGGCAGGGTCGCCGGAGTTTTGGGTAATTTGCGCACCGGCAATTTTACCCTGCAAAGCCGCCGAAAGGCTCGGCGTACCTACCTGCTGCATCTGACGGGCAGATACCGTATGCACGGAGTTCCCCAATTGTTTCTTGCTGGTAGCAATGGAAGTACCTGTTACCACTACTTCCTCCAAACCGATAAAATCTTCCTTTAAAGCGACATCTACCGTTACGTTTGTCTGGCTTCCCAACGTAATTTTTTGCTCTTTGCGTGCATAGCCCACAAAGCTGAAAACAAGTGTATAGTCGCCCGGTGTTACGCTGGCGGTCATGCTAAATTTGCCTTCCACATCGGTAATGGTACCGGTAGAAGTACCTTTGAGTTGAATGCTGGCGCCAATCAAGGGGTCGTTGGTGCCCGCATCGGTTACGCGTCCGCTGATGGTGTACATCTGTACCTGTGCAAAGGCTGAAAAACCTATGCCCCAACAGCATAAGAGGGCGAATAGCCACTTCACACAAGCTGATGTGTTCAGTAGTTGGTTTCCATTCATCATAGTGTTTGAAAATAGTTAATGAGGTGAACTATTTTCAAACGTACAACCATTTTTCGGTTTGTTGAAATATTTGGTCAGGAAAATTTCAAGCGCGATTTGACGTTTATGGTTAAAATGATTCTTTTGCATAATTAGGGTAAAGTGGCACGTTTCATGCCTCCGTTTTTTATGCATAATTAGTGTTTCATCTCTCAAAAATCGGGTTCTACAATGGTTAAATGGTTGTCGGTCAGCTTCGTATTTCTGCTGCTGCTGAGTGCTAAAAGTATTCATTCGCCAACGCTGGCTTCGGTTCATGGAAAGGCTACGCCGCCCGAACCTGACCCCGCATACTTAGAAAGGCTGAAACGACAAAATGCATGGGCAGACAGCGTGCTGCGCACCATGACCGATGAGCAGAAAATCGGACAGTTGTTCATGGTAGCTGCCTACTCTAACCGCGATGAAACCCACTACAAAGAGATTGACCGTTTGGTAAGCCAATATCACGTCGGCGGGCTGATATTCTTTCAGGGAGGCCCGGGCAGGCAAGCCGTACTCACCAACCGCTACCAAAAATTAGCCAAAATACCCTTGCTGATTTCCATGGACTGCGAATGGGGACTGGGTATGCGATTAGACAGCACCATCAGTTTCCCCAAAGCAATGACACTGGGTGCTATCGGCGAAAATAAGCTGATTTATGACATGGGCGCTGAAATTGCCCGTCAGTTTAAAAGGCTGGGGATGCATATCAACTTTGCCCCCGTTGCCGATGTGAACGTGAACCCTGCCAATCCGGTAATAGGCATCCGCTCATTTGGCGAAAACAAAGAACGAGTGGCAGAAAAAGCCCTCAGCTACATGCGCGGTATGCAGTACAACGGCATTATTGCCAACGCCAAGCATTTCCCCGGACACGGCGATACTGACACCGATTCTCACTACGCCCTGCCCATCATCAAACACAGCCGCCAACGGATGGAGGATATAGAACTGTATCCATTCCGCAAACTCATCCAAGACAGCATCATGAGCATCATGGTAGCCCATATCAACCTGCCGGAGTATGATGCCGACCCTAAAAAACCGACTACCCTTTCACAGGCAGTCGTAACCGATTTGCTCATACATCAATTGGGTTTTCAGGGGCTGATTTTTACCGATGCGCTCAACATGAAAGGCGTTTCAGCCAACTATGCGCCCGGAGAAACCGACGTGCTGGCCTTCAAAGCCGGCAACGATTGCCTGCTATTTCCGCTGGATGTACCCAAGGGTGTAGCCAAAATCAAAGAAGCTATTGCTAACGGCGAAATCAGCATGGCAGAAGTAGAACGCCGCGTGAAGAAAATCCTCATGGCCAAATATTTTGCAGGTCTTCACCACTACAAGCCCATTGTTACTAAAAATCTGCTGGACGACCTCAACTCGCCACAGGCAAAGGCCTTGCGCATGAAACTCTATGAGCAGGCAGTTACCATCGTGCGCAATACCGACAGCCTGATACCTTTCAAAAATCTGGAAGACCTTTCGTTTGCCTCTGTAACAATCGGTGCAGGTGCAGGCAATGACTTTCAGCGGATTTTGGGCAAATATGCTGCCTTTGAGCACCACCAAATCGCCGATAAAGCCGCAGGCGATGCTGCCTACGAAGCACTGATTCCTAAACTCAAAAACAAAAAAGTGGTTATTGTAGGTCTGTTGGGCGTAAGCACCACCAATCGCATAGAAAAAGACTACGGTATTTCGCAGGCTACCCGCGATTTTATCAAAAAATTATCGGCACATACCAAAGTAGTGCCCGTAGTATTCGGAAACCCCTACAGCCTGAAATTTTTTGATGATGCCCCGTATTTGGTTTGCGCTTATGAAAATAATACCGACGTACAAACCGTTGTGCCACAGGTACTTTTCGGAGCTGTAACAACCGGTGCAAGATTGCCTGTCAGTGTTTCACCCAATATTAAGGCGGGGGACGGGTTCTCCGTGTTCTCGCTCAACCGAATGAAATACACCTTCATTCCCGAGTGGGAAGGTATGGACAGCCACATTCTGAATCGGATTGACAGCATTGTGAATCAGGCGGTGGCCAATCATGCCACCCCCGGCTGCCAAGTGATTGTAGCACGCAACGGCAATGTGGTTTTCAACCGCAACTACGGTCGTTATACATACGAACCCAACGCCACGCCCGTGAGCGATGAAACCGTTTACGACCTTGCCTCCGTAACAAAAGTGGCGGCAACCATGCAAGCGGTGATGTATTTGCACGACCAAGGCCTGCTGGACGTAAACAAAAAAGTATCGGACTATCTCATCGGTCTGAAAGGTACGAACAAAGCCGATTTAAGCCTCCGCGATATATTGCTGCATCAGGCAGGGCTTATCCAGCGAACACCCCACTGGTGGCATACGATGGAAAAAGGCAAGTACAAACCCGAATACTATGCCAATGAGCCGACCGAAGAACACGTAATTCCGGTTGATGAACACCTGTACGCTTCAACCAAAGTGCATGCGGATGTATGGAAATGGCTCAGAGAAAGCCCACTGCGCAGCAACAAACGGCCGGACGGTTCTTACGGCTATTTGTATTCCGATGTAGGATTTTACATGCTCAAACAAATTGTAGAACAAGAAACCGGCCTCTGCTTAGACCAATTTGTTGAAAACTACTTCTACCGCCCGCTGGGGCTGGCAACCATGGGCTACCTTCCTTTGCGGAAAATAAACAAGTCGCAAATAGCCCCTACCGAAGAAGACAAGCATTTCCGTAAAAAGCGCGTTCAGGGCATCGTACACGACCCCGATGCAGCTTTACAGGGGGGAGTGGCCGGGCACGCAGGCGTTTTCAGCAATGCCAACGACTTGGCCGTACTGATGCAAATGAACCTGCAAAACGGCTACTACGGCGGCAGAAAGTTTTTCAAGCAACCGCAGACCATTCCGTTTTTTACCGAAAAACGCATCGTAGCCCATAATCGGAGAGGATTGGGTTGGGACAAGCCCATCAGAGGGCACGGAGGCCCTACTTCGGGGCATTGTTCACCCCGCACCTTCGGGCACAGCGGCTTTACGGGCACAGGTGCATGGGTAGACCCGCAGTACAATCTGGTGTATATTTTCCTTGCCAATCGCACCTACCCCAATGCAAGCAACTGGCGGCTGATTGAGCAAAACATCCGCAACAAAGTACAAGACCAAGTGTACTTGTCTATGGGCGTTTCCCGCAACTATTTAGAGAAAGAGCAACACCTGATTGCCGACTAAGCCATGCTTTTTATGGTATCAATAAAACAGCGCACATGGTCGGGGTGAATATCCGGATAAAGGCCGTGCCCCAAGTTGGCGATGTAGCGTTGCGTACCGAAAGCTGCCACCATTTGGCGCGTCTCTTGGCGAATGACATCAAAATCGGCATACAGCGCACACGGGTCTAAGTTGCCTTGCAGCGTTTTCTGACTGCCGGTCTGTCGGCGCGCTGTCTGTGGCTCCATGTTCCAGTCCAAGCCAATTACTTGACAGTTCAGTTGGCCGAAATCTTCCAATGCGAAGAAAGCTCCTTTGGCAAATACGGTTTTGGGCACTTCGCTGATGGCATCGCAAATTTGCGCAATGTAGGGCAGCGCAAATGTTTTGTATTGTGCGGGCGAAAGAATCCCTGCCCAAGAATCAAAAATCTGTACAAGGTCAGCACCTGCAGCAATCTGCATTTGCAGATACCCGATGGTACTTTCGGTAATCATCTGAAGCAGTTGGTGCGAAAGTTCCGGCTGCCGATACAGCATTTTCTTTGCCTTAGAGAATGTTTTGGAGCCGCTGCCCTCTACCATGTAAGCAAAAATCGTAAAAGGAGCTCCTGCAAAACCTATGAGTGGCACGCGCCCGTTGAGTTCCCGCTTCGTGATGCGAATGGCTTCTGCCACATAGCCTAAATCGGAAGGAGCATCTGCAACCCTGATTTTTTTCAGGTCTGCTTCCGACTGGATGGTTTGCGGAAAAATGGGGCCTCTTTTTTCAATCATCTCATAAGGCAGCCCCATCGCTTCGGGAATTACTAAAATATCGGAAAAAATAATCGCGGCATCTACGCCCAGCAAGTCCACCGGCTGAATGGTAACCTCTGCGGCAAGTTCGGGAGTAGTAACCAACTCTATGAAATCTTTCAAACGCTCGCGCACCGCACGGTATTCGGGTAAGATGCGCCCTGCTTGGCGCATCAGCCAAACGGGCGGGCGTTCTACATATTCACCGCGTGCAGCACGCAGCAGTAAGTCGTTTTGGAGTGTCATATCTGTTGAAAAATGGCCGCCCGATTGGGTGGGGCATGTACATATTTTGCACAAATATACAACACACACCCTCAATACGTGTATCTTGGAACTGATGTTGATACAAGGAGGGCATGTAAGACATGTAAGAAAAAAATCATTTTTTCAATTAATAAAATGCAATTTTTTCTTTGAAAAGTTTTATGTTTGTACACTAATAAACCTTAAATACCGTTATAAAGCTAAACTAACCCCGCTTTTAGCTATGAAACTATTTCCCGGTACTTCCCCCCGCCTATTTGTCGGAAAAACATTTCTATGGTTGGTTGTCGGTGTTGCCTTATTTTCTCCAACATACGCACAGCGTTTTGCCTCTTGTCGCACGGCAGACGGCATAGGCTACTTGGAACACCTGCCCCCCGATTACCAAAAAAGCAATAAAAGCTATCCTTTGCTGATTTTTTTGCACGGCATCACAGAACGGGGCAACGGCACTACTGACCTCAGGAAAATTGCCGGCGGAGCAATGCCTTTTCAAATAGAAAAGCAGACCTTAAAAATGACTTTCAATGTGAATGGAACATCTTATTCATTCATTGTACTCTGCCCGCAACTGAGTTATGATTACGGCTCATGGCCTGCCTCTTATGTGGACAGGGTTATAGAATATGCCAAAGCCACCTACCGCGTGGATGAAAGCCGCATCTACGTTACAGGCCTCAGTTTGGGCGGCGGCGGCACTTGGGATTATGCAGCAGCCTATCCTGATAAAGTAGCAGCTATTGCACCTGTTTGCGGTGCATCGGGCGCAGATGCTTCTAAAATCAATGCGTTGGTAAGCAATCAAATTCCGATATGGGCTTTCCATGGCACCAACGACGGCGTCGTTCCGGCACATACTACGCTCAACTGGATTCGCGGCATCAATGAGCACCAAGCGCGCTCCGGCAACAATATGCCCAAGGCAAAAGTTACGCTCTATCCAAACGTTGGGCACAATTCATGGAAACAAGCCTATAGCCCCGACCCTACCATTGTAGACCCCGTCTCTTCCGAACCTATTACTGTATATGAATGGCTGTTGCAGCACAGCAAGCCTAATGTGCGCGTAGGTTATAACAATACGGCTAAACCTGCAACCGCCAACGCTGCTCCGGGCGGCTCCTACTGAAAAAGTGAGCAAAACAATGCAAATAATGCGATAAAATCTTGGAAAAGTTTCATTTGATTCAATATCCGAACAAATCCATAGCCGGCTAAAAAGCTCAAAGAAAACGCAGGGATAGGGCACAACCTATCCCTACGTATATGCGCATATCGGAAAAATACAATCCAAGATATGCACTTTTGCACCAATGTTTCATTTTTGGTTGTTCTCCCCAGATGCACTGATTATCAGATGAGTACATTTAGGATAGCTCATATTTTATACCCGTTCCGATAAAAAATCCGACAGCGATTTGCGCTCGTAGATTTCCAATTTACCGCCTTCGGTGCAGTTGTAAATTTCTCTGCCGAAGGCTTCAAATACTTCGCGTGCCATTTGGTAGGCTACTTCGCTTTGGAACAAATCGGGCAGTTGCCACTTTACGCCGCCTGCAAAATAGTTCGGGTCAAAGTGGTTGGGGTCGTGGCTGCCGGAAACAACAGTCTGGTTGGCCAAACCTTTCGGATGAGTAAAATTATGGTCGCAGCCAATCAGCGCCACTTTTTGAAAGCCCATGTGAAAGGCCAACTGAATGGCTACGAACGTTACGGTATGCCCGTAGTAGAGGCTCATGCGCACGTCGCGGGCAAAAACTTTGTGATACGTCTGTTTCAGGTAGGTAATGTTCGGGCGACGCGGCACATGTTTGAGCGCGTAGCTGTCCAAAAACAGGGGAATATCGGTTTTGTTGAAAAAATCGGCATTCTGTTCAATCACCAAGTGATTAACCGCCACGATGCAAGACGGGCGAAAGGCAGTTTTATCAAACAACAAATTGATTTTGTTCAAACCGAACGTATAAATGCCGCTTGCCGCCAGTGCGTCGAAGTCAGTTTTGAGAAGGCTCGGGCCATTGCAGAGAATAACGGCTTTTTGGCCTTTGTAGCAGTCTTTCAAGGCTGCCAACCGCGCCCGTGAACGCCACGACTCGGGGTTCAAGTCCCAACTCAAACGTTTAAGCACCAGATTTGCCGCTTTGAAATAGGGGTTTACTACCGCTCGCTCGCGAAGTATGGGGATGTCTTGTTCGTTCATAACTGCCTGCTGTATTCTACTTGATGCGCTGATTTTTCTTATCATAGTTACTACCGATATTGAACCCCCAAGAGGGTATTTGGTGTCGTTGCACGTCGCCGTTGCTTACAGTACTATAAGTACTAAATATCGGTAGTAACTCGCGCGGGAGAAAATAGACGCTTGATTCCCGCGATTAATGATTCACATCGGGGGCAGCGCCCAAAACGGGCTGTTTGCCGTTCAGGAAGGTGTGGAAAGTATCACCGCGCAGGCCTAAGCGAATAGTTTCCAGCGGAATAACATCGTTAGGAGCAATGTTACCGAGGTTTACGTTCGTACCCAAGTACTTAATAAACCATACCTGCTGCGACTTCATCGGTGCTTCCCAAATGATACTTTCAAACGGAATTTGCGTCAAAATTTCCTCTACCAGTCCGGAGCGCACCTCGCCGCTGGAGCGGAATAAGCCCACATTACCGCTTTCGCGAGCTTCGCCGATAACTTTCCATGCACCAGCATCCAATTCGCGACGCATTTGCTGAATCCATTTGTACGGAGGAATAATTTTTTCAGCATCTTTTGAACCCACTTCCGACAATACGGTTGCCCGCTGCGACAAAATGCGGATATAATTACACTTGTCGTCATGGTTCATTTCCAATGAGCCGTCCGATACTTCGGCATATGAAAGCTCGTATTTGTCCATCAGGCGGAGGTAGTCTTCAAACTGACCGCGCACAATGAATGCCTCAAACAGCGTACCTCCGAAATATACGGGGATACCTGCCTCGCGATACACTTTCAGTTTATCGGCAAGGTTGGGGAAACAATAGGAGGTTGCCCAGCCTAACTTCACTACGTCAATAAATTCAGCCGAAGTGCTGAGCATATCTTCCACTTCGCGAATGCTCAAACCTTTGTCCATCACCATCGTGAGGCCTTTTTCACGTGGTTTTACAGTGCGTTCGGGAACGTCTTTGAGAAAATAGTTTACCATCAGTTGTTGTAACAAGCATCAGCGCTGATATTGGCTGATAATTTTGAAAAGTGCTTTTTGGATATTAATGTCTTCAATCCACTCGTACAGGACGGTGTGCCTATCAAAGTCCAAAATTAGCGCATTTTCCAAATAACTGAATGATTGCTTGTATTTGCCGGCTTCTATGTGGTAGAGGCACATGCGGTAGTATAAATCGGCATGGGCGGGGCACTCTTCCAAACCGCTTTTGAGCAAGCCGATGGCCTGCATGTAGTCGCCCTGCTCGCGATAGATGCCCGACCAGTCTAACCATGTTTGCGGGTTGGCAGGGTTCAGGTGGTTGGCGTGTTGGTAGGCTTCCAAGGCAGACATTACGTTGCCTGTTTTCCACTCGGCTTCTGCCAAGGCCAGCCAATAATCTTCACATTCGCTGTCTATCCGTACCGATTTT from the Rhodoflexus caldus genome contains:
- a CDS encoding carboxylesterase family protein, producing the protein MKLFPGTSPRLFVGKTFLWLVVGVALFSPTYAQRFASCRTADGIGYLEHLPPDYQKSNKSYPLLIFLHGITERGNGTTDLRKIAGGAMPFQIEKQTLKMTFNVNGTSYSFIVLCPQLSYDYGSWPASYVDRVIEYAKATYRVDESRIYVTGLSLGGGGTWDYAAAYPDKVAAIAPVCGASGADASKINALVSNQIPIWAFHGTNDGVVPAHTTLNWIRGINEHQARSGNNMPKAKVTLYPNVGHNSWKQAYSPDPTIVDPVSSEPITVYEWLLQHSKPNVRVGYNNTAKPATANAAPGGSY
- a CDS encoding glycoside hydrolase family 3 N-terminal domain-containing protein gives rise to the protein MVKWLSVSFVFLLLLSAKSIHSPTLASVHGKATPPEPDPAYLERLKRQNAWADSVLRTMTDEQKIGQLFMVAAYSNRDETHYKEIDRLVSQYHVGGLIFFQGGPGRQAVLTNRYQKLAKIPLLISMDCEWGLGMRLDSTISFPKAMTLGAIGENKLIYDMGAEIARQFKRLGMHINFAPVADVNVNPANPVIGIRSFGENKERVAEKALSYMRGMQYNGIIANAKHFPGHGDTDTDSHYALPIIKHSRQRMEDIELYPFRKLIQDSIMSIMVAHINLPEYDADPKKPTTLSQAVVTDLLIHQLGFQGLIFTDALNMKGVSANYAPGETDVLAFKAGNDCLLFPLDVPKGVAKIKEAIANGEISMAEVERRVKKILMAKYFAGLHHYKPIVTKNLLDDLNSPQAKALRMKLYEQAVTIVRNTDSLIPFKNLEDLSFASVTIGAGAGNDFQRILGKYAAFEHHQIADKAAGDAAYEALIPKLKNKKVVIVGLLGVSTTNRIEKDYGISQATRDFIKKLSAHTKVVPVVFGNPYSLKFFDDAPYLVCAYENNTDVQTVVPQVLFGAVTTGARLPVSVSPNIKAGDGFSVFSLNRMKYTFIPEWEGMDSHILNRIDSIVNQAVANHATPGCQVIVARNGNVVFNRNYGRYTYEPNATPVSDETVYDLASVTKVAATMQAVMYLHDQGLLDVNKKVSDYLIGLKGTNKADLSLRDILLHQAGLIQRTPHWWHTMEKGKYKPEYYANEPTEEHVIPVDEHLYASTKVHADVWKWLRESPLRSNKRPDGSYGYLYSDVGFYMLKQIVEQETGLCLDQFVENYFYRPLGLATMGYLPLRKINKSQIAPTEEDKHFRKKRVQGIVHDPDAALQGGVAGHAGVFSNANDLAVLMQMNLQNGYYGGRKFFKQPQTIPFFTEKRIVAHNRRGLGWDKPIRGHGGPTSGHCSPRTFGHSGFTGTGAWVDPQYNLVYIFLANRTYPNASNWRLIEQNIRNKVQDQVYLSMGVSRNYLEKEQHLIAD
- a CDS encoding 6-hydroxymethylpterin diphosphokinase MptE-like protein encodes the protein MNEQDIPILRERAVVNPYFKAANLVLKRLSWDLNPESWRSRARLAALKDCYKGQKAVILCNGPSLLKTDFDALAASGIYTFGLNKINLLFDKTAFRPSCIVAVNHLVIEQNADFFNKTDIPLFLDSYALKHVPRRPNITYLKQTYHKVFARDVRMSLYYGHTVTFVAIQLAFHMGFQKVALIGCDHNFTHPKGLANQTVVSGSHDPNHFDPNYFAGGVKWQLPDLFQSEVAYQMAREVFEAFGREIYNCTEGGKLEIYERKSLSDFLSERV
- the hemE gene encoding uroporphyrinogen decarboxylase translates to MTLQNDLLLRAARGEYVERPPVWLMRQAGRILPEYRAVRERLKDFIELVTTPELAAEVTIQPVDLLGVDAAIIFSDILVIPEAMGLPYEMIEKRGPIFPQTIQSEADLKKIRVADAPSDLGYVAEAIRITKRELNGRVPLIGFAGAPFTIFAYMVEGSGSKTFSKAKKMLYRQPELSHQLLQMITESTIGYLQMQIAAGADLVQIFDSWAGILSPAQYKTFALPYIAQICDAISEVPKTVFAKGAFFALEDFGQLNCQVIGLDWNMEPQTARRQTGSQKTLQGNLDPCALYADFDVIRQETRQMVAAFGTQRYIANLGHGLYPDIHPDHVRCFIDTIKSMA
- a CDS encoding phosphosulfolactate synthase — encoded protein: MVNYFLKDVPERTVKPREKGLTMVMDKGLSIREVEDMLSTSAEFIDVVKLGWATSYCFPNLADKLKVYREAGIPVYFGGTLFEAFIVRGQFEDYLRLMDKYELSYAEVSDGSLEMNHDDKCNYIRILSQRATVLSEVGSKDAEKIIPPYKWIQQMRRELDAGAWKVIGEARESGNVGLFRSSGEVRSGLVEEILTQIPFESIIWEAPMKSQQVWFIKYLGTNVNLGNIAPNDVIPLETIRLGLRGDTFHTFLNGKQPVLGAAPDVNH